From a single Drosophila sulfurigaster albostrigata strain 15112-1811.04 chromosome 3, ASM2355843v2, whole genome shotgun sequence genomic region:
- the LOC133841932 gene encoding uncharacterized protein LOC133841932, with protein MRYFGRVYGSRIGITTVRTYSCKQPVHSDPPCVPPNTKCFVVEDKCGAARDYLTNKIPLDKHMVEAQKRTKDGEFEPPCCVSRMVFPPPEKFKPSVTKPKERPPFRSMWEPKCEAKEQFYCKKMLPRFDEMFYHPSDKKRAFQRTWTECPPIKERLKKVCCLDAIEPPEIQRRVKERCPAVTCTFDYVQMRHVCKKTDPDQNNKCRKIHWPCCKPARCPPYCHRVRKLNKCLRLRAPHKSFSETRQWQRPLRERECNRVPPSICEILREGLHQKQFKLKSECPTG; from the coding sequence atgcgcTATTTTGGACGAGTCTATGGCAGTCGCATTGGTATAACTACAGTACGAACTTACTCCTGCAAGCAACCCGTACATTCGGATCCGCCCTGCGTTCCACCTAATACCAAATGCTTTGTGGTCGAAGACAAATGTGGCGCGGCACGAGATTATCTAACTAATAAAATACCATTGGACAAACACATGGTGGAAGCTCAAAAACGGACCAAAGATGGAGAATTCGAACCGCCCTGCTGTGTCTCACGCATGGTGTTTCCACCGCCCGAGAAGTTCAAGCCGTCAGTAACCAAGCCCAAGGAGCGACCTCCCTTTCGCTCGATGTGGGAGCCCAAGTGCGAGGCCAAGGAGCAGTTTTATTGTAAGAAGATGCTGCCGCGCTTTGATGAGATGTTCTACCATCCGTCGGACAAGAAGCGAGCCTTTCAGCGTACCTGGACCGAATGTCCGCCTATCAAGGAGCGCCTGAAAAAAGTATGCTGTCTAGATGCCATTGAGCCTCCCGAAATACAGCGAAGGGTCAAGGAGCGTTGTCCCGCTGTCACCTGCACCTTTGACTACGTGCAAATGCGCCACGTTTGCAAAAAGACCGATCCTGATCAGAATAACAAGTGCAGAAAAATCCATTGGCCCTGCTGCAAGCCAGCTCGGTGTCCACCCTACTGCCATCGGGTGCGAAAGCTCAACAAATGTTTAAGGCTACGGGCGCCGCATAAGAGTTTTTCGGAGACGAGACAGTGGCAACGTCCTCTGCGTGAACGGGAGTGTAATCGGGTGCCGCCGAGCATATGTGAAATACTCAGAGAAGGACTTcatcaaaagcaatttaaattaaagtccGAGTGTCCAACAGGCTAG
- the LOC133842847 gene encoding uncharacterized protein LOC133842847 has product MPQIARPLSTGWKCLLARKYDVIPFNKAFFHRSNKLSRKDVHTPRDPMNCPKTKTTECLTLKKRKCSPTDPPVRPCSEKDCEKQPKISCCRNTSLSKDVCQPSSNKDKKKTHKWESMWESTPMNMKTETALMWDYPAECCPKCDDVRFDVLYYRPSTQKQQYQRTWWECCPRMVPKRVCCYCDAIPPEKTRRCLPLCPRTACNQDHEEKRLKCLNDKGKDCMRLTMPCCRAARVPPVCNIVRRPLDCTKTKCPFPSYSECQQMEAANIPQRPPQCRCLDPPSQCDSVRAKANMTHEQLRLCPCPKCP; this is encoded by the coding sequence ATGCCGCAAATTGCTAGACCTCTGAGTACGGGCTGGAAATGTCTTTTGGCCCGGAAATACGACGTAATTCCGTTCAATAAAGCCTTCTTTCATCGCTCCAATAAGTTGTCCAGAAAGGATGTTCACACCCCTCGGGATCCAATGAATTGTCCCAAGACAAAGACTACGGAATGCCTGACACTCAAGAAACGCAAATGCAGTCCAACCGATCCACCAGTTAGACCATGCAGCGAAAAGGATTGTGAAAAGCAGCCAAAAATATCCTGCTGCAGGAATACATCTCTCTCCAAGGATGTTTGCCAGCCGTCATCGAATAAGGACAAGAAGAAGACCCACAAATGGGAGTCGATGTGGGAGTCGACGCCAATGAACATGAAAACGGAGACAGCTCTAATGTGGGATTATCCAGCCGAGTGCTGTCCCAAATGCGACGATGTTCGCTTCGATGTGCTCTACTATCGACCCTCGACCCAGAAGCAACAGTACCAACGCACATGGTGGGAGTGCTGTCCTCGGATGGTTCCTAAGCGCGTCTGCTGCTACTGTGATGCCATTCCGCCCGAGAAGACGCGGCGCTGCCTGCCCCTCTGTCCGCGCACCGCCTGCAATCAGGACCACGAGGAGAAGCGTCTGAAATGTCTTAATGACAAGGGCAAGGACTGCATGCGCTTGACCATGCCCTGTTGTCGGGCTGCTCGGGTGCCGCCCGTCTGTAATATTGTGCGTCGTCCCTTGGACTGTACCAAGACCAAGTGCCCGTTTCCCAGCTACTCGGAGTGCCAGCAAATGGAAGCGGCTAACATTCCACAGAGGCCGCCACAGTGTCGCTGCTTAGACCCGCCATCCCAGTGCGATTCAGTGCGTGCGAAGGCAAACATGACTCACGAGCAATTGAGATTGTGCCCATGCCCCAAGTGTCCTTAA